In Deltaproteobacteria bacterium, the genomic stretch CGACCGGATTGCCGCGAATGGGGATGTGGCCAACAAAATCGGGACCTATTCCCTGGCCATTGTCGCCCAGAAACACGGCATCCCCTTCTACGTCGCCGCCCCCCTTTCGACAATCGACAGGTCGATCGATTCGGGAGAGAAAATCCCGATAGAGGAGCGTCCCTCCCGCGAAGTAACCCATGTGCAGGAAGCTCCCATCTCGCCTGACGGCGTGGCGGTCCGCAACCCCGCCTTTGACGTGACGCCAAACGAGCTGGTCACGGCCATCATCACTGAAAAAGGAATCGCCCGCTCCCCTTATACCGAAAGTCTCTCCCGTCTATTTTCAGAGTTGAAATGAGCTGATATTAATGATTAATTAGAAAAACTATGGCCAAGGTCAGCAAAGTCCCCAAAATTTGGCTCGACGGAAAATTCATCCCCTGGGACGACGCCAACATCCATATCCTAACGCACACGCTTCATTACGGCCTCGGTGTCTTTGAAGGAATCCGCGCCTACAAGGGCGCCAACGGTAAAACCGCCATTTTCCGGCTGAAGGACCATATCGACCGGCTTTACGATTCGGCCAAAATCAGCCTCATCACGATTCCCTATAAGAAGGAAGAAATCGTCGAGGCCTGCAAGGAGCTCTTCCGCGTTAATAAACTGGCCGAAGGGTATCTGCGCCCGATTGTCTTTATCGGCGACGGCGAGATGGGGCTTTACGCCATTGATAATCCCATCCGCATCGCCCTGGTTGCCTGGCCTTGGGGGACCTACCTCGGCGAAGAAGGGGTGAAAAACGGCATCCGGGCAAAAATCTCCAGCTACACGCGGCTGACGGTCAACACAATGATGACCAAATCGAAGACCTGCGGCAATTACATCAATTCCATCCTCGCCAAGCGCGAGGCGCTCAAAGGGGGCTACGAAGAGGCGATCATGCTCGATCACGAAGGTTATGTCTCGGAGGCAACGGGTGAGAACATTTTTGTCGTCAGGGACGGCATTGCCCGTACGCCGTCGGCGGGTTCTTCGATCCTCAAGGGGATCACGCGGGATTGCGTCATCCGGATTTTGGAGGACAACAAAATCCCGGTTCAGGAAGGGCGGATCACGCGCGACTCGGCCTATGTGGCCGACGAAATTTTTCTTTCCGGCACCGCCGCGGAGATTACACCGATCCGTGAACTGGACGATCGGACAATCGGTTCCGGCAAGCCGGGTCCCATCACGCAAAAGGTTCAGCAGGCCTATTTCGACATTATCCGCGGCAAGGTCAAAAAATACGAAGAGTGGCTGGACTACGTGTAGAAATGTGACAACAGATAGAGCAAAACTCCCGCCTGAACCCCCGCGACGACGTCATCGCCCACAACCCCCCATCCCCGCGGCAGATTGTCCTGTGCCCACCGGGCAGGGAAAATTTTAAGGATGTCGAACAGACGGAATAAAACAAACCCGGCGATCAGATGGATGAGTGAATAAGGAACAAACAGATAAGTGATCAACTGTCCCGCCACCTCGTCGATGGCGATGGTCGGGGCGTCTTTTTTGCCGAATATTTTTTCCGCCTCGGTGGAAACAACGATGCCTACACCGGTGAACAGAACCGCCAGTGCGGCCAAATAGAGACGGGGCTCGTTTCGGAAAAGATAAAAAAGAAGAACGCCCGGGAGGCTCCCCGCCGTTCCGGGAAAAACCGGCGCATATCCCAGGCCAAAACCGGAGGCAAAGAATTTGATGAGGAAATTTTTCACTCGGTGAGATTAGACCACTACATCGGAAAGTTGAAGAACTGATTTGTCAACATCGGTAGCGAACGTTTCATCTTCGGGGGCGGCTTCTCCGGCATCGGCAAGAGCGTAGAAGTTTTCAATGGGGTCTTTTCCTCGACCATCGGAAAAACCCTTGTCACCGCTTCCGGGAACATCATTCAGCGGGGCATCGAGGCTTCCGACTACCGCCGCAAAATCGGTGTCGCCGGATGAGGAATCTCTCCGGGAAGAAGCGGTTTGAGCGGCCAAAGGAACGGGTATGGCACGGACATCCGCCGAACCGCCGCTCGAGATTTCCCGCTCCGCCTGAAGATCGGCCTCACTGCGGCCCGCCGGTTTTGGGGCGCGGACGACATTGGAACCCGCCGATTTTGAAACTCTTCCGGCCTCCGCAGATACCGCTTGCAATACCGCAACAGCCCCCCCCTCTTTTCCCCCTTGAATGGAAACAGACCGGGTATCGACATCACCCTCTTGCAACCCGGTCTCTACGCCTTCCGCCTCTTCAACCGGCAATCGATTCGCGGGAGCTGTCTGGCGCCGGTTTTCAGGCCCTTTGATTGTCTGCCATTCCCCTTCAACGCCGGACTTTAAGCCGGCCGCAAAAGCCGGTTGGGTGGGTGCCCTCGCAAAGTCGACGGGGAATGAGCCGACATCGGAGTAAACAACCGTTTCATCAGCCGTCAAACCGGCTCTGTCATCGCTTTCCACAACTTTCGTATTTGCCTTTACGACAACCGCTTCGGGCGATTCGGCTTCGACCGCTTCTTCCGGAGCAATCGGTTCTTTTTCGGAGGCCACTGCGGCTTCAGCCTGTTCGACGACAGCAGGCGGCATGGAAACAGTTTCGGAAAGGAAATTTTCGGTTTCGGCAACGTCCGCCGGAGCGGCAGTCAACACCTCACCGGTTTCAGCTTCTGCCTCCACGACATCGTCGTTGCCATAATAATAGACAAACGGTTCTTCCTCATAAAAAGCCGCATCGTCTTTTGCCGCAAATCCCGCCATCGAAGGTTCGTCAAAGAACGAAACTTCGGGCTCTTCATCCGGTTGATACTCCACAAGCGCAGGCGCAGGCAATTCATCCGGTTCCTCTATTTTGATCCCCGCGTATTTTTCAAGCGAATGGAGCGGGGCTTCCAACCCCGGACTTTTGCGGGCAATTTCATGCACCGTCTCCCGCCAGTTTTCAACGTAGTATTCGCGCGCGGCATTGGCCAGAGAATCAGCAACCTCTTCAACCTGTGGTTCGAGAGAGTCGGGGATGATGGCTTTTGCAATAGGGGCCGCCTTCTCCACGGCAATCGGCAGTTTTTCGGCCGCCCATCTGGCAACAGCGGCCGTCTCTTCGGGATAGGCCTTCGCAACCGCCTTTGCCGCGTCAGCGGTGATTTCGCCCCACGACCGGTTGCGCAGATAATCATAAGCAGAATGGGCATCCTGATACACGGCAACGGCGCGGTTGTGGGCCCTTTCGGCGTACGATTCAGCCGCTTTCCGGAAGGAGGTCAAAGCGCCTGACAGGGTGAAGGAATCGGCCGAAGATAAATCGGCCACGGTCTCATCCGCGGACGGTGCAGGCTCATCTTCGCAAACGCCATAGTCTTCGGACAGATACAGATCGCCCGGGAACGATTCTTCGTACGATTCCTCGATGGGATAACTCT encodes the following:
- the ilvE gene encoding branched-chain-amino-acid transaminase, with translation MAKVSKVPKIWLDGKFIPWDDANIHILTHTLHYGLGVFEGIRAYKGANGKTAIFRLKDHIDRLYDSAKISLITIPYKKEEIVEACKELFRVNKLAEGYLRPIVFIGDGEMGLYAIDNPIRIALVAWPWGTYLGEEGVKNGIRAKISSYTRLTVNTMMTKSKTCGNYINSILAKREALKGGYEEAIMLDHEGYVSEATGENIFVVRDGIARTPSAGSSILKGITRDCVIRILEDNKIPVQEGRITRDSAYVADEIFLSGTAAEITPIRELDDRTIGSGKPGPITQKVQQAYFDIIRGKVKKYEEWLDYV
- a CDS encoding phosphatidylglycerophosphatase A, whose translation is MKNFLIKFFASGFGLGYAPVFPGTAGSLPGVLLFYLFRNEPRLYLAALAVLFTGVGIVVSTEAEKIFGKKDAPTIAIDEVAGQLITYLFVPYSLIHLIAGFVLFRLFDILKIFPARWAQDNLPRGWGVVGDDVVAGVQAGVLLYLLSHFYT